One part of the Nymphaea colorata isolate Beijing-Zhang1983 chromosome 8, ASM883128v2, whole genome shotgun sequence genome encodes these proteins:
- the LOC126410302 gene encoding uncharacterized protein LOC126410302, which produces MLTSPSIPPIDEAYSRLSRIPISASTVPDTTSAMLATRGRGGPFFPRGRGGRGRGNTPSRPVCLFCHRIGHTVDKCWQKHGRPVFANQTVSTDSPEQPKPQHTASSSELHVDDILSQLRHLIGDSAHQAPGPTTSTVPTAASASSSGYTDGQGDWQWP; this is translated from the exons atgcttactagtccctcgattcctcctattgatgaggcttacagtaggctcagcagaattccgatctctgcatcgactgttcctgataccacttctgctatgcttgctactcgtggcagaggtggacccttttttcccagaggacgagggggccgtggccgtggcaataccccttcgcgccctgtatgtctgttttgtcaccgcattggtcatactgtggataagtgttggcagaaacatggccGTCCAGtttttgcaaatcagactgtatctactgattctcctgagcagcctaagcctcagcacactgcctcctccagtgagctgcatgtagatgacattctctctcagttgaggcacttgattggcgacagcgcccatcaagcccctggtccgaccacttctactgttcctaccgctgcgagtgcttcttcatctg gatatactgacgggcagggtgattggcagtggccgtga